The segment CAGGATGCCGTCCACGGCCTTCCAGCCCGCGGCGGCCAGGTGGCGGCCCAGGTCGCGAAAGTCGCCGTGGACCAGGCGCACCCGGTCCCCGAAGGGCGCCAGCCGCGCCGCGGCCAGGGCCAGCGCCTGCGGGTCGCGGTCGATGCCCAGCAACCGCCCGGCCTCCCCCGCCGCCTCCAGGATGGCGGCGGCGTGCCCGCCCGCCCCCACCGTCCCGTCGACGAACCGGCCTCCCCGCTCCGGTTGCAGGTAGGCCAGGACCTCCGCCAGCAGGACGGGGATGTGGCGCGGGGTCCCGGCGGCCCCAGGAGGACTCCCCGCGGCCCCGGAAGCGGCCCCAGGGGCCCCGGCAGGCGTCCCGGCAGCGGTCCCGGAAGCTTGCGCAGGGGTGCCGTCACCGGCCCCCGGTCCGGCCGGAGAGACCGGCTCGCCGGGTTCGGTCAGGCCGCCTCGCTGGTTGTCGTGCCGCGCGCTGGCCATCGTGGTGACTCCCCGCCGGCCCTCCCGGACCCCCGTCAGATCCCCAGGTCGACGATCTGCTCGGCGATCCGGGAGTAGGCCTCCGACGCCTCTTCCACGTAGCGTGTCCAGCGCTCCGCGGACCAGATCTCCATCCGGTTGCCCACGCCGATCAGCACCGCCTCCCGGTCGATGCCGGCGTACTCGCGCAGCGTCTGGGGCAAGAGGATGCGGCCCTGCTTGTCCGGCACGCACTCGCAGGCACCCGAGAGCAGCATCCGGACGAAGGCGCGGGCGCTGGACTGGGCAAGGGGCAAAGCCCGCAGCTTGGCCTCCAGGTTCCGCCACTCCGCGGGGGGAAAGACGAACAGGCACTGGTCGAGGCCACGGGTCATGACCAGGGGCTCGCCCAGCTCGTCCCGCAACCGGGCGGGGACGAACAGGCGCCCCTTGTCGTCCACCGTGTGGCGGTACTCGCCGATGAGCATGCCCGGGCGCCTCGCTTCCCGCCGTTCCCCCGCCGCCGGTGCCGGCGCTCTCTCCACCGGGGGCCCCGCCTACCGGGCCGGGCCTCCACTGTCCCCCACTTTACTCCACTTTGAACCACTGGTCCCGTGTATTCGGGGCACGCGGGACAACTCCTGCCCCCGGTGGTCCCAATTTTTTGACGGGTGGCGACGGGCGCGCGCCGCAACAACCGCCGGTCTTCGGCAGGCGCGCCGCAACATGGCGAAAGGCGCCGGTGGGACGCACCGGCGCCTTTCGCGGAACCGCCATCTTGTCGAAGAAAAGCGAAACGCGCCGCATCCCTGCGGCGCGTCAGGATGCGGCGCGTTGACGGGCGGTGGTGGAGCGGATGGGACTCGAACCCACGACCTCTGCGATGCGAACGCAGCGCTCTCCCAACTGAGCTACCGCCCCGCCGACAAACCCCATTCTACAGGCGGCCGCCGGCAGCGTCAACCGTCCGGCCCCGGGCCGGGAGCCCCACCTGCCGGCAGCGTCTCCGCCCGGTGCCGCCCGCACGCACCAGGCCGCCGGCCCGTCCAGCGGCCGGGCCCGGCCGCCGACCGCAACGCCGGGCTCGGGACCCTTCGCGGGCGGGTGGCCACAGGCTTCGGGCGGCCACCGGCAGGCCCGCCACGCGAACGCGCGCCCGCCTGCTCGAGCCGGTTCCTTCAGCGGATGCCCCACCACGGCCCCAGCACGCCGGCCTCGCTGACCACCAGGTCCATGCGCCGGTCGTGCTCGTCCCGTGGCACGGAGGCCAGCAGCATCGCCGAGGGCACCACGCCTGCGCGCCAGGCGGCCGGGTGGCGGTCGAGGAACCGGTCATAGAACCCGCCGCCGCGGCCCAGGCGCCAGCCCTGGCGGTCGAAGCCCAGGCCCGGCACCACGATCAGGGTGCTCCCGTCCACCGGCTGAGCAGGGCAGCGGGCCCGGGGCTGGCGGAGTCCCCACGGCCCCACCTCGGTGTCATCCCAGCTGCTCACCTGCCGCGCCTCCATGACCTGGCGGGCGGGGTCGACCCGCGGCAGGAGCACCGCCAGCCCCTGGCGGCGCGCCCACGTCAGGAGGGGCGTTACATCGACCTCCGTCGCCAGGGGCGCGTACAGCATGAGAGCGGCGAGGGCCGGCCGCCGCAGGGCGCCGCCCGCACCGGCCGCGGGCCAGGGCTCCTGTCCCAGCAAGAGGGCCTGGAGGCGGGTGCAGATGGCCGCCGACACGGGGCCGCGCTCCGTGCGGGACCAGGCCCGCCACGCCTCCCGGAGCCGCCGCCGCCAGGCCTCCTTGCCGCCGTCCCAGGGGCTCTGGGCAGCTTCCGGGCCCGGCGAGCCGGCCCCCGCGCCGGGCGCCAGCTCCCGGGGCCCCGCCTGGGAAGCACTGGCCATGGCGTCTCATCCCTCGGGATCGATCCAGGCCACGGCGTCGCCCTGGTTGAGCGTCTGGCCCCGGGTGTGGGGCACCGCGGTCACCCGGCCGGTACAGGGAGCGGCCAGCTCGTTTTCCATCTTCATGGCCTCCAGGATGGCCACCACCTGGCCTGCTTCCACCCGGTCCCCGGGACGAACCCGCACGTCCAGGAGCACCCCCGGCAGCGGCGCCGTCACCGGCGTCCCCTTGCCGGCGGTGCCGTTGGGGCCCGCAGGTGCTGCGGCCTCCGGGGCGGCACCGCCCCCCCGGGGGGCGGTGCCGCCNNNNNNNNNNNNNNNNNNNNNNNNNNNNNNNNNNNNNNNNNNNNNNNNNNNNNNNNNNNNNNNNNNNNNNNNNNNNNNNNNNNNNNNNNNNNNNNNNNNNGGGCCGAAGCCTGCCCAGGCCCCAGGATGGGTCCCGCCCGGGCCACCACCGGCCGGGCCCAGGGGGCCGAGGGGGCCACCGGCCCCCAGCACCCCGCCCGCCGCCCAGGGCCAGCCCATGGCGGCCGCCGGCCAGAGGCCGGCACCGGGCCCGGCGGCCGGCCAGCCCGGTCCCGCCGGCCCGCTCCACGCCCCGGCCCCACCGGCGCCGGGAAACGCCGCCGGCCCGGTGGCGCCCGCCGTACCGCCGGGGCCCGCCGTGCCCGCCTCCACCGGTTCGACCCAGACGTCAAAGACCCAGCCGTTGACCGTCACCCGATAGCGTTTCATCCTCGTGTCCTCCCGTCCTTACGGCCCTGCCGGGTGGAGGCGTCCTGGGCCGGCGCCTGCTGCCGGCCGTCCGGCCGCTGGGCGGCGGGGGGATGGGGCCGGCGGGGGCGCGCCTGCATGGCCGTGCCGGCGGCCATCAGCTCTTGCCTGCCGGCCAGGGCCCAGGGCTGCGGCCACCCGCCACCCGCCGTGGGCAGGGCAGGCGAGCCCGCGATGGGGTTGCGCCCAAGGATTCCCGCCGCCCCGCCGCCGGCCCATGAAGGGCTCGCCGGCGCAGGCCCAAGGGGTTCGATCCGGAGCACCCTGACCGGCTGCCCCGCCTCTGCCTCCACGGCCGCCATGATGGCGGCCACCACCGCCGGAGGAATCACCCTCCCATCCTCCTCCCACACCGGGTTGCACCCGAAACTGCGCAGGGCCCGCCTCGCGGGTTGTTCCTCCCTCCGGGCTCCGGGCAGCGGGAGGACCCCCGCAACCGCCCCTCCCGCCTCCAGCCCCCCACCGCTCTGGGGCACCGGGTTCACAGGGGGATGTTGCCGTGCTTGCGGGCGGGGCGCTGCTCTCGCTTGCCGGCCAGGCTCTCCAGGGCTGCCGCCACCCGCGCCCGGGTCAGGGCCGGCTCGATGACGTCGTCCACATACCCCCGGGCTGCCGCCACGTAGGGGCTGGCGAAGACGTCCCGGTACTCCCGCACCTTGGCCGCCCGCATGGCGGCGGGGTCGTCCGCCTCGGCGATCTCCCGCCGGAAGACGATGTTGCAGGCCCCCTCCGGACCCATGACGGCGATCTCCGCCGTCGGCCAGGCAAAGGCGTAGTCGGCCCCCAGGCCGCGGCAGCACATGGCGATGTAGGCGCCGCCGTAGGCCTTGCGCAGCACCACCGAGATCTTGGGCACCGTCGCCTCGGCGTAGGCATACAGCACCTTGGCCCCGTGGCGGATGATGCCGCCGTGCTCCTGGGCCCGGCCCGGCAGGTAGCCCGGCGTGTCCACCAGGGTGATCAGGGGAATGTTGAAGGCGTCGCAAAAGCGCACGAAGCGGGCGATCTTGTCGGACGAGTCGATGTCGAGGCACCCGGCCAGCACCCGGGGCTGGTTGGCCACCACGCCCACCACCCGCCCGCCTAGCCGGGCGAAGCCCACCACGGCGCTCTGGGCAAAGCGCTGGTGAACCTCGAAGAAGGTCCCCCGGTCCACCAGTCCTTCGATGACCCGGCGCACGTCGTAGGGCTTGTTGGGATCCGTCGGCACCACCTGCTCCAGTTCCGGCGCGGGCCGTCCGGGCGGGTCGCCGGTGTCGAGAAGGGGCGGTTCCTCCAGATTATTGGAGGGCAAATAGCTCAGAAGGTGCCTGATCAGGCCCAGGCACTCGCGCTCGTCCCGGGCGTAGAAGTGGGCCACGCCGCTGCGGGTGGTGTGGGTCGCCGCACCGCCCAGCTCTTCGAAGCTGATCTCCTCGCCCGTCACCGTCTTGATCACGTCGGGCCCGGTGATGAACATCTGGCTGGTGCCTTCCACCATGAAGACGAAGTCGGTGATGGCGGGCGAGTAGACGGCACCCCCGGCACAGGGGCCCATGATCACGGAGATCTGGGGGATGACCCCCGAGGCCCAGGTGTTGCGGGCAAAGATCCGGGCGAAGCCGTCCAGGGAGGCGACGCCCTCCTGGATGCGGGCACCCCCGGAGTCGTTGATGCCGATCAAGGGCGCCCCCGCCTTGAGGGCCAGGTCCATCACCTTGACGATCTTCGCCGCGTGCATCTCCCCCAGAGTGCCGCCGATGACGGTGAAGTCCTGGGCGAAGACGTACACCAGCCGCCCGTCGATGCAGCCGAATCCCGTGATCACGCCGTCGCCCGGCGCCTCCTTGCCCTCCATGCCGAATTCCCGCGCCCGGTGCTGGACGAACAGGTCCAGCTCCTGGAAGCTGCCGGGGTCAAGCAGGAGGGCGAGGCGCTCCCGGGCGGTGAGCTTGCCCTTGACGTGCTGCTGGGCGATGCGCTGGGTCCCGCCCCCCTGCTCCAGCCGCTGCCGGCGGGACCGCAGTTCGGCCACCTTCTCGGCCATGGACGCAGGTCCCGCTGCACCGGACGGCGGCTCCCCCCGCCCGTTGTCCTGCCCGGTGCCCGCGGGGCTGCTCGCCGCCCGGCCGCCGGGCGCCTGGCCCGCCCCGGCCGCCCTGGCGGGGGCGGGAACCGCCTGTTCGTCCCGTTTCGCCTTGCCGTCGCTGGTCATGGTCCCTTCGGTCCTCCGGTTTCTCGCCCGGTTTCGCCACGCCTTGCTGGCCCGCGGCCCGGCCCGGAACCCGGCTCGGGCACCGTGGACCGGGCCCGGGACCGGCCCAGGACCCGGGCCTTGACGCGGGATGCCGCCGGGATCCCGCTCGCCGGCCCGGGCACCCGACCGGAAGCCGCCCGCGCGCCGGTCCACCGGATCCGGCCGCCGGCCCGGTACGGCCGCGGGCCTGGGCCCCGGGTCTAGGAGCGGAAGCTGCTGTCGGTACGGTGGATCCAGCCCCTCACCCGCATGGCCTCGGCCACCCGGGCCACCGCCACGGTGTAGGCGGCCAGCCGCAGATCCCGGGTCGGGAGCCGCTGCCCCGCCTCCCAGACCCGGTGGAAGGCCCGCACCATCCGCTCCTCCAGCCGCTGGTTGACCTCGTCCTCCGACCAGTACCAGTGGCACTGGTTCTGGACCCACTCGAAGTAGCTGACGGTCACGCCCCCGGCATTGGTCAGGATGTCGGGCAACACCACCACGCCCCGCTCCACCAGGATGCGGTGGGCCTCGGGGGTGGTGGGGCCGTTGGCGATCTCGCCGACGAGCCGCGCCTGGATCCGGCCCGCGTTGGCAGCGGTGATCTGGTTTTCCAGGGCGGCCGGCAAAAGGATATCACAAGGCAGGGTAAGCAAGTCTTCGTTGGTGATGGTGCGGGCGCCCGGGAAGCCGGACACGCTGCCGGTGGCCTCCTTGTGGGCGGCCACCGCCTCGGGTTCCAGGCCCCCTTCGTTGACGATGGCGCCCCCCGAGTCGCTGACGGCGATGACCCGGACCCCCATGTCGTACAGCAGCCGGTGGGCGATGCTGCCCGCGTTGCCGTACCCCTGGATCGCCACCGTGGCGTGGCGGATGTCCAGGCCCATGGCCTGGGCCGCTTCCCGGACCACAGTGACGGCACCCCGGGCGGTGGCTTCGTGGCGGCCTAAGGAGCCGCCGATCACCAGGGGCTTGCCGGTCACGATGCCGAAGGCGTTCTGCTGGCGGATCTGGCTGAACTCGTCGGCAATCCAGGCCATCACCTGGGCCGTGGTGTAGACGTCGGGGGCCGGGATGTCCTTCTCCTCCCCCATCACCTGGGCCATGGCCTGGATGTAGCCGCGGCTCAACCCCTCCAGTTCCCGCGCCGACATCCGCTTGGGATCGCAGACCACCCCGCCCTTGCCGCCGCCGAAGGGAATCTCCAGCAGGGCGCACTTGAGGGTCATCCACATGGACAGGGCCTTGACCTCATCAGGGGTGACCTGGGGGTGGAAGCGGATCCCGCCCTTGGTCGGCCCCAGGGCGTCGTTGTGCTGGGAGCGGTAGCCCACGAAGACCTCGGTGCGCCCGTCGTCCATCCGGACGGGGATCGCCACCTCGATGAAACGCAGCGGCCGCGCCAGGATCCGGTAGACGGCGGGGTCCAGGCCCAGCACCTGGCAGGCGCGGGCAATCTCCTGCTTGGCCACCTCGTAGGGGTTGGGCAGGTCGGCACCCGTCTCCACCTTGCCGTCCCCGGCTCCGGCCCCGGCCGGACCGCCGGTCTCCCGGGCCGGCCCGGGTTGCGGCGCAAGGGTGGTTCCGGTGCCCTGCCGGGCCGCCGGCCCCTCCGGCCGGGCTGGCTGGGCTGCCGTCTCGCCCGCCGCCTCCCGTCCCCTGGCCGGCTCCGCCGGCGCCTCGGCCGGGGCGGGAACGGGCGGAGCCAGCGGCGCCGCCACCTCCATGGCCGTCGCCCCCGGGCGCGGCCCGGCGGCCGCCGGGGAGGGCGGGGGCCCCTGCTTCCCGGCAGGTTTCCCGGCAGGCTCCCCGGGCCGCCCCGGATCCGGCCGCGCCGGCGCGGGCCGCTCCTGCTCGGCCTGCTCCGGCCTCCCGCTCGAACCGTACCCTGTCATCGTGAGGCCCCCTTCCACGGCACGTGGTGGCGGCAAGCCCCCGCGACCCCGGGAGGGTCGCAGCCTCCCCCCGGCGGGCCCGCGCCCGGCCCCGGACCCGGCGGGGCTTCCGGCTCACGGCAGCGGGAGGCCCGGCCGGACTTCCTGCCGGTGGCCCCTCTCCCGTACCAGGTACGCCGGCCGGCGGCCGGTTCGTCCCATGGCAAACCGGCCGCCGGCCATCCTTCCGGGCTTCCGTCGCGCTCGGCCGGTGCAAGAAGCCCAACAGGTTACCCCTTCCCCCAGGGACGGCGGGCTAGTCGTCCTGCCCCAGCACCCGGGCAACGGCGTCCCGGCTCAGGCGGATCTCCACCTTGTCGGCGATGCGCAGGCGCACCGTGTCTTCGTCGACCCTGGTCAGGGTGCCGAAGATGCCGCCGATGGTGACCACCTTGTCGCCGGCCTTCAGCCGTGCCAGCATCTCCCGGCGCCGCTTCTGCTGCTGCTGTTGGGGCCGGATCAGCATGAACCACATGAGGCCGAAGAACACGGCGAAGATCAGCAGGTTCGAAAGCAGGGCATTCCCCTGTTCCGGCACAGCGCCACCTCGCTTTCCTCCAAGAGAGTGTACCCTTCACGGCTTCGCCGGGAGGCCCGGGCCTCCTGCCCTGCAGGGCCGCGCCCGCAGGGGACCGCCTGCGCCTTGCGCCCCATCGCCTTGGAGCCGTGTCGTCTGAGCCCGTCATCCCGCCGGCAGCGGTTCCGGCTCCGGCGGGCGGAAGCCCAGCGCCGCGCCTTCTTCCCGGTAGAACGCCGCCCGGAACTCCGGCAGGCGGTCCTCCCGCACCGCCTGGCGCAGGCGCTCCATGAAGCGCTGGAGGTACCGCAGGTTGTGGATGGTGGTGAGGCGCATGCCCAGGGTCTCGTTGACCTTGAGCAGGTGCCGGATGTAGGCCCGGGAGAAGTGGCGGCAGGCGTAGCAGTCGCAGGCCGGATCCAGGGGGCCGAAGTCCCGGGCGTAGGCGGCGTTGCGCACGGTGATCCGTCCCTGGGAGGTGTACACCGTTCCGTGCCGGGCCATCCGGGTGGGCAGGACGCAGTCCATCATGTCGATCCCGCGCCACACGGCCTCCAGGATCAAGTCGGGCGTCCCCACGCCCATCAGGTAGCGGGGCCGGCCGGCCGGCAAGAGAGGTACCGTCACGTCCAGCACGGCCACGGTGACCCCGGCGGGCTCGCCGACGCTCAGGCCGCCCACGGCATAGCCGGGGAAGTCCAGCTCCGCCAGTTCCTCCGCCGAGCGGCGGCGCAGGTCGGGATAGGCTCCCCCCTGCACGATGCCGAAGAGGGCCTGCCGGTCGGGGTCCCCGTCTTCCTGCCAGGCGCGGTGGCAGCGGCGGGCCCAGCGGGTGGTCCGTTCCACGCTGGCCTCCACCTCGTCCCGGCGGGCCGGATACGCCAGGCACTCGTCGAAGCACATGATGATGTCCGCCCCCAGGTCCCGCTGGACGGCCATGGACAGCTCGGGGGTGAAGAAGTGCTCGGAGCCGTCCAGGTGGGACCGGAAGCGGACGCCGTCGCCGGTGACCTGGCGCAGTGCGGCCAGGCTGAACACCTGGAATCCGCCGCTGTCGGTCAGGATGGGCCGGTCCCAGGCCATGAAGCGGTGCAGGCCGCCGGCCTCCGCCACCACCTGGGACCCGGGTCGCAGGTACAGGTGGTAGGTGTTGCTCAGGATGATCTGCGCCCCCACCTGGTGCAGCTCGTGGGGGCTCAAGGTCTTCACCGCGGCCTGGGTGCCCACGGGCATGAACACCGGCGTCTCCACCA is part of the Thermaerobacter subterraneus DSM 13965 genome and harbors:
- the mraZ gene encoding division/cell wall cluster transcriptional repressor MraZ, with protein sequence MLIGEYRHTVDDKGRLFVPARLRDELGEPLVMTRGLDQCLFVFPPAEWRNLEAKLRALPLAQSSARAFVRMLLSGACECVPDKQGRILLPQTLREYAGIDREAVLIGVGNRMEIWSAERWTRYVEEASEAYSRIAEQIVDLGI
- the yajC gene encoding preprotein translocase subunit YajC, with the translated sequence MPEQGNALLSNLLIFAVFFGLMWFMLIRPQQQQQKRRREMLARLKAGDKVVTIGGIFGTLTRVDEDTVRLRIADKVEIRLSRDAVARVLGQDD
- a CDS encoding acetyl-CoA carboxylase biotin carboxyl carrier protein subunit; protein product: GGTAPRGGGAAPEAAAPAGPNGTAGKGTPVTAPLPGVLLDVRVRPGDRVEAGQVVAILEAMKMENELAAPCTGRVTAVPHTRGQTLNQGDAVAWIDPEG
- a CDS encoding acyl-CoA carboxylase subunit beta — protein: MAEKVAELRSRRQRLEQGGGTQRIAQQHVKGKLTARERLALLLDPGSFQELDLFVQHRAREFGMEGKEAPGDGVITGFGCIDGRLVYVFAQDFTVIGGTLGEMHAAKIVKVMDLALKAGAPLIGINDSGGARIQEGVASLDGFARIFARNTWASGVIPQISVIMGPCAGGAVYSPAITDFVFMVEGTSQMFITGPDVIKTVTGEEISFEELGGAATHTTRSGVAHFYARDERECLGLIRHLLSYLPSNNLEEPPLLDTGDPPGRPAPELEQVVPTDPNKPYDVRRVIEGLVDRGTFFEVHQRFAQSAVVGFARLGGRVVGVVANQPRVLAGCLDIDSSDKIARFVRFCDAFNIPLITLVDTPGYLPGRAQEHGGIIRHGAKVLYAYAEATVPKISVVLRKAYGGAYIAMCCRGLGADYAFAWPTAEIAVMGPEGACNIVFRREIAEADDPAAMRAAKVREYRDVFASPYVAAARGYVDDVIEPALTRARVAAALESLAGKREQRPARKHGNIPL
- a CDS encoding Glu/Leu/Phe/Val family dehydrogenase; the protein is MPNPYEVAKQEIARACQVLGLDPAVYRILARPLRFIEVAIPVRMDDGRTEVFVGYRSQHNDALGPTKGGIRFHPQVTPDEVKALSMWMTLKCALLEIPFGGGKGGVVCDPKRMSARELEGLSRGYIQAMAQVMGEEKDIPAPDVYTTAQVMAWIADEFSQIRQQNAFGIVTGKPLVIGGSLGRHEATARGAVTVVREAAQAMGLDIRHATVAIQGYGNAGSIAHRLLYDMGVRVIAVSDSGGAIVNEGGLEPEAVAAHKEATGSVSGFPGARTITNEDLLTLPCDILLPAALENQITAANAGRIQARLVGEIANGPTTPEAHRILVERGVVVLPDILTNAGGVTVSYFEWVQNQCHWYWSEDEVNQRLEERMVRAFHRVWEAGQRLPTRDLRLAAYTVAVARVAEAMRVRGWIHRTDSSFRS
- the tgt gene encoding tRNA guanosine(34) transglycosylase Tgt; this encodes MGRWDGWFTVEHHEVHSHARAGRLHTPHGVVETPVFMPVGTQAAVKTLSPHELHQVGAQIILSNTYHLYLRPGSQVVAEAGGLHRFMAWDRPILTDSGGFQVFSLAALRQVTGDGVRFRSHLDGSEHFFTPELSMAVQRDLGADIIMCFDECLAYPARRDEVEASVERTTRWARRCHRAWQEDGDPDRQALFGIVQGGAYPDLRRRSAEELAELDFPGYAVGGLSVGEPAGVTVAVLDVTVPLLPAGRPRYLMGVGTPDLILEAVWRGIDMMDCVLPTRMARHGTVYTSQGRITVRNAAYARDFGPLDPACDCYACRHFSRAYIRHLLKVNETLGMRLTTIHNLRYLQRFMERLRQAVREDRLPEFRAAFYREEGAALGFRPPEPEPLPAG
- a CDS encoding 5-formyltetrahydrofolate cyclo-ligase produces the protein MASASQAGPRELAPGAGAGSPGPEAAQSPWDGGKEAWRRRLREAWRAWSRTERGPVSAAICTRLQALLLGQEPWPAAGAGGALRRPALAALMLYAPLATEVDVTPLLTWARRQGLAVLLPRVDPARQVMEARQVSSWDDTEVGPWGLRQPRARCPAQPVDGSTLIVVPGLGFDRQGWRLGRGGGFYDRFLDRHPAAWRAGVVPSAMLLASVPRDEHDRRMDLVVSEAGVLGPWWGIR